TGCGCGCAAGGGCACGGTGCGCCATGCCGTGAAGGCGGACGGCAAGCCGCGTGCGAAGTCGGAAGCGCCCGCAGAGCCGCGTCGTCCGGTGGTGCATGCGTGGCACGGATGCGAATCCGTGACGGGCTGGGAGACGATCGACCGCGTACTCGAAGTCGACCAGACGCCCATCGGCAAGACACCGCGTTCATGCCCAGCCACCTACATCGGTTTCTGGGACACCATCCGACGTCTGTTTGCCGACACGCTCGAAGCGCGCGCGCGCGGCTACTCGGCGTCGCGCTTCTCGTTCAACACGGGCGAGGGCCGGTGCCCGGCCTGTGAAGGGCAAGGCGTGCGGACCATCGGCATGAGCTTCCTTGCGGACGTGAAGGTGCTGTGCGACGTCTGCCACGGACAGCGCTTCAACGCCGAAACATTGGCAGTGACGTGGCGCGGCAAGAGCATCGGCGACGTATTGACGATGGAAGTCGACGAAGCCGTTGAGTTCTTCGCGTCGATGCCGAGCATTGCGCATCCGCTGCAACTGATGAAGGACGTCGGGCTGGGCTACCTCACGCTGGGGCAGCCGTCGCCGACGTTATCGGGTGGCGAGGCGCAGCGTATCAAGCTGGTGACGGAGCTGACCAAGGTGCGCGACGACATTACGCGTCGCGGACAGAAGTCGCCGCACACGCTGTACGTTCTCGACGAACCGACCGTCGGTTTGCACATGGCGGACGTGGCACGGCTGATCAACGTGCTGCACCGGCTGGTGAACGGCGGACACACGGTCGTCGTCATCGAGCACAACCTCGATGTGATTGCCGAAGCCGACTGGATCGTCGACATGGGGCCGGAAGGCGGCAAGGACGGCGGCACCGTGGTGGCGGCGACGTCGCCCGACGAACTGGCGAAGGTCAAGGCCAGCCACACCGGCGTCGCACTCAAGCCGGTGCTCGCCCAGACGGCGGGAACGGGGGCCACGGCCGTGACGCCTGAGGAAGCGACCGCGAAATAATCGTCTGGTCGAATATTCGCAGTGAGCCCGACGGGACGCCTGATAAAGGCGTCCCGTCTTTATTTTCGGCTCACGACGCGTAAATCGTATACGAAACAATATGCGTCGCGATGCGCCGAAATGTTTCTAATTATTTCAAAAACAGAAATTAGAAATAGACAATTATCGACTTTATTGCGATAGATGCGACTAATACACTTCAACTGTCGACGATGAATTGAACATCGCCTCTTTCAAATAGACAGGAGAACTACCATGAAGCGCACTCTTATTACCTCGGCTCTCGTTTCCGCAATGCTGGCTGTCTCGGCCGGTTCGGCTTTCGCCAGCGACGCTTTCGACGGTCCTTCGGAATTCTCGTGGGACCGCAGACCAGCGCGCTGACCCGCGCACAAGTTCGTGACGAACTGGTGCAGGCGCAAAAGGCCGGTCTCGTGGTGCAACACGACAGCGTCTACCCGAAGGCAGTCCCGAGCGCACAACCGGCAACGGCCAGCGCCCCGGTCACGATGGGGTCGGTCGGCGGTCTGCAACGAGCCGGTACGACCTACTTCGGTAACTAATCGCTTTTGCGAATCGCCGTACTTGCCGTAACCCCGCGAGCCTGCGCCCTGCGGCGCAATGAGACTCTGGGGAGAGCAGTCTCCGATACTCAATCGGCCGCGTCGTTTGCGGCCGATTTTGTTTTTGCGCGGAGGATTTCATCGACGCTGCCTGTGGATAAGCCTGTCGATAACGTTGTGAACAAGCTGTGTCGTGGCTGTGGGCAACCCTGTGGGAACTCAGGGGATAGGCAGTGGATAGACAGTGGAAAAGGCGGGAAAACTATGCAGGTCAATGGGGATAACCGGTGGATATCCCTTGGATATATGGTGGATATCGAGTGGATATGTCATCGACCTGGCTGGGATAAGTCGGTGGATTTCTTGTGGAAAACCACGGTTTTTCTGTGATTAAGCTGTGGATTGCCGGTGAATAGATATCGCCGGAACCGCTGCAAACGCCCGCCCGGCCTGCTTCTATCAATTCGTCGCTAAGCATCGGCCCATCGGAGATAAGCCCGCGCTGTCTCTCCGATTAGAATGCCATCGGATACCTAATCAATTCATTGAGACCCGCTCCGGGACCGGAGCGCCATCGACGTGATGCCAATCCGGAGACATTCGACATGACCGACAAGATCGACCCCGCAGATAACACCCAAGCGTCGCAATGGCGACTCGAAACGCTGGCCGTGCACGGTGGCTACCGCCCCGATCCGACCACGCGTGCCGTGGCCGTCCCGATCTATCAGACGGTGGCGTACGCCTTCGACGATACGCAGCACGGCGCGGACCTGTTCGACCTCAAGGTGCCGGGAAACATCTACACGCGCATCATGAACCCGACGCAAGACGTGTTGGAGCAGCGCGTCGCGGCGCTCGAAGGCGGGGTGGCGGCGCTGGCGCTCGCGTCCGGTCAGGCGGCTGTCACCTACGCGATTCAAACGATTGCCGAGGCGGGCGACAACATCGTCGCAGCCAGCACGCTCTATGGCGGCACTTACAATCTGCTGGCGCACACGCTGCCGCTCTCGGGCATCACCACGCGCTTTGCCGATCCCCGCGAGCCGGAATCCTTCGAGCCGCTGATCGACGAGAAGACGAAAGCCATCTTCGCGGAGTCGGTCGGCAACCCGCTGGGCAACATCACCGACATCGCGAAGCTTGCCGAGATCGCGCATCGTCACGGCATTCCGCTCATCATCGACAACACGGTGCCGACGCCTTACCTCCTGCGTCCGTTCGAGCATGGCGCGGACATCGTCGTGCATTCGCTGACGAAGTATCTCGGCGGGCACGGCACGAGCCTTGGCGGGGCCATCGTCGACTCCGGCAAATTCCCGTGGGCGGAACACAAGACCCGCTTCAAGCGACTCAACGAACCGGACGTGAGCTATCACGGCGTGGTGTACACGGAAGCCTTCGGTCCGGCCGCGTACATTGGCCGTGCGCGTGTGGTGCCGTTGCGCAATACCGGGGCGGCCATCTCGCCCTTCAACGCATTCCAGATTCTTCAGGGCATCGAGACGCTCGCGCTGCGCCTGGACCGCATCACCGACAACGCGCAGAAGATCGCCCAGTATCTGAAGACGCATCCGAAGGTGGAGTGGGTGAACTATGCGGGCCTGCCGGAGCATCCGGACCACGGGCTGGTGAAGAAGTATCTGTCGGGACGCGGCCCGGGCATCCTCACCTTCGGCGTGAAAGGCGGCCACGCTGCTGGTGCTGCGTTCCAGGACGCCCTGCAACTCTTCACCCGTCTGGTCAACATCGGCGACGCCAAGTCGCTCGCCACGCATCCGGCCTCGACCACGCACCGCCAGTTGTCGCCGGACAAACTGCGCAAGGCCGGGGTGAGCGAGGAGACGGTGCGTCTGTCCATCGGCATCGAGCATATCGACGACCTGCTCGCCGATCTGGATCAGGCGCTTCGCAAGTAAGCACGCTGGCGTTTCGGCAGGCGTAACGAATGTCGTCGCGCCTGTCGCTGCGAAATATCGCGAAATGCTGCGAGAAGCCGCGCGTTGCCGCCCGGATTCACGGCCTCTCGCCGACCTCATTTACGGCCAATTCTGACGGAGTATGATGCGCGGCAGCCGGTTGGGGGCAGGTGACCGGCGCCGCCGTCATATGACCGTCACGAAAGCGTCATTTCCTCGGCGTACTGTCCTTGCCCATTTCTCAAGGATTGCGCATGGACTATTTGCAAGTGCTGGTGCTCGCCATCGTGCAGGGTGTGGCGGAATTGCTCCCGGTGTCGAGTTCGGCACACGTCATCATGGCCGAGAAGCTGATGGGGCTCGATCCGTCGACGCCCGCCATGACGCTGCTGCTTGTGATGCTGCACACCGGCACCATGCTCGCCGTCATCGTCTATTTCTGGAAGTCGTGGCGTGAACGCTACTTCTCGTCGAAGCACGATTTCATTCACAACGCGAAGCAGGTCATTATCGCGACGGCCTTCACCGGTGTGATCGGTCTGGCGCTGATGTTCTTCATCGAGAAGGTGCTGATGCGCGGCTCCGAGCATGCCGAAATCGAGCACCTGTTCGGCAATCTGTACATCATCTCCGCCGGTCTCGCGATGGCGGGCATTCTGATTCTGATCTCGGGCCGCAAGCGTCCGCCGATGGGCGACCGTCCGATGCGCGGCAGTGACTCCGCGTGGATTGGCGCGGTGCAGGGTGTGTGCCTGCCATTCCGTGGCTTCTCGCGCTCGGGGTCGACCATTTCGACGGGCATGCTGCGCG
The Pandoraea oxalativorans genome window above contains:
- a CDS encoding DUF4148 domain-containing protein gives rise to the protein MGPQTSALTRAQVRDELVQAQKAGLVVQHDSVYPKAVPSAQPATASAPVTMGSVGGLQRAGTTYFGN
- a CDS encoding O-acetylhomoserine aminocarboxypropyltransferase/cysteine synthase family protein codes for the protein MTDKIDPADNTQASQWRLETLAVHGGYRPDPTTRAVAVPIYQTVAYAFDDTQHGADLFDLKVPGNIYTRIMNPTQDVLEQRVAALEGGVAALALASGQAAVTYAIQTIAEAGDNIVAASTLYGGTYNLLAHTLPLSGITTRFADPREPESFEPLIDEKTKAIFAESVGNPLGNITDIAKLAEIAHRHGIPLIIDNTVPTPYLLRPFEHGADIVVHSLTKYLGGHGTSLGGAIVDSGKFPWAEHKTRFKRLNEPDVSYHGVVYTEAFGPAAYIGRARVVPLRNTGAAISPFNAFQILQGIETLALRLDRITDNAQKIAQYLKTHPKVEWVNYAGLPEHPDHGLVKKYLSGRGPGILTFGVKGGHAAGAAFQDALQLFTRLVNIGDAKSLATHPASTTHRQLSPDKLRKAGVSEETVRLSIGIEHIDDLLADLDQALRK
- a CDS encoding undecaprenyl-diphosphate phosphatase, producing the protein MDYLQVLVLAIVQGVAELLPVSSSAHVIMAEKLMGLDPSTPAMTLLLVMLHTGTMLAVIVYFWKSWRERYFSSKHDFIHNAKQVIIATAFTGVIGLALMFFIEKVLMRGSEHAEIEHLFGNLYIISAGLAMAGILILISGRKRPPMGDRPMRGSDSAWIGAVQGVCLPFRGFSRSGSTISTGMLRGLDKVRVEEFSFALAVVLTPPVIVKEAYRLYKSGGAQTLSGHFMSVLTPSLVGMVFSFLAGLIALRWLSRWLEHGRWYLFGIYCLVASAVVLAASQYL